The DNA region ACCTCCCGCATGAAGCGTTGAAAGAATTTAATAGCGCCTTGGCAATAAACCCAACTTACGCCAAAGCACAGTTTTGGATTAGTTATCTCTATTTTAAAACCATTATTGACAATCTTCAAGATAATGTGTTGCCCCCGAAAATAGAGCGTTTGAACTCGGCGAAGGAAAATTTGAAAAAGATATTAGAGCAAGGATCTCTTTTCAAAGCGAAGCATCTTCAAAAGGCGCTGGAGGCCATCGAAGAAAATGATTTTGAAAAAGTTTTAGCTGCCCTGGACAAAGCTGCCGAAGACAGCGACGGGCCTTCCGAGGCGGAAATAGAAAATGAGTTTTACCTCAAATTCATGTTTGGCGGAAAAGGAAAAGACGACCAATTCATACTTGATTACACCGCAAAACTAAAAGAACTGTTGGGAAAATATCCGGACTATCCCGATTTGCACAATCAGTTGGGAATTGCTTATCTCATTCAATGCCGCAACCTGTTTCTCAATGCTCTTGAGGAATTTCGTCATGCTTTAACTCTCAATTCCGATTTTTCCCGGGCGCAGAAAAATCTAAAATTGGCGGAAAACGACGGAAAAGGGTTTCTGATTTTACTGCGCGCAATTTTGAAATAGTCGTCATTGTGGTAAGAAAATTGTAGCATAAATTTCTGCTTGCATCGTGGGTATGTGGGATTGCCGACAATCTTTTTATCTCCTTCAGCACGCATCCAATGGCCAGCCATAGCGAGTAAATTGTCAACATGGTATAATTTTTGCTCAGAGTGTTACTTATGTACATAGCTTTTATAATTTATTAAACTTATGCGTTGTTTGGCGAAGGTTTTCTTGCAAAAATTGGTTACTGACGTTTGAGTGAACAATTTTTATTCAATTTGTTGCAACGGCTTAACAAGCGAATTATATGAGACGGTGAAAAGTCATAGGTTAAAGGAGTAAACTGATGTCTCTGAATGAAACATTTAGAACAAATGAGACAAAATTTTTTAAATTTTTCTTGTTGGCGCTCGTTTTTCTCACAGTGGGAGGCTGGCAATTTGCCCTGGCACAGGATCAAGCGATTCTGTTGCCAAAAGATTCAACCCAAAAAGCAGAGACGATTTATTACCTGAAATTAGCTTTGAGTAAACCCATTCCGGCGGACGCGGTT from Calditrichota bacterium includes:
- a CDS encoding tetratricopeptide repeat protein, producing the protein MENIGFNNDVQVGGKIFHVQTEYMEPTEKAVSSVFEDGRLIMKKNLELSASQPAAQIRKQVDLIHSQMMQEIEIMFYISDKVRTIRHAPSNYKLGLLFFSRNLFEEAIDEFRKAVAIDPEFAEAYLQLGRSYLKANLLQQAKETLVEGLSRKKDFADLHFYLGYAYFLLNLPHEALKEFNSALAINPTYAKAQFWISYLYFKTIIDNLQDNVLPPKIERLNSAKENLKKILEQGSLFKAKHLQKALEAIEENDFEKVLAALDKAAEDSDGPSEAEIENEFYLKFMFGGKGKDDQFILDYTAKLKELLGKYPDYPDLHNQLGIAYLIQCRNLFLNALEEFRHALTLNSDFSRAQKNLKLAENDGKGFLILLRAILK